The proteins below come from a single Longimicrobiales bacterium genomic window:
- a CDS encoding N-acetylmuramoyl-L-alanine amidase, translating to MVNSVLACVLVAALAACASAPTTRPGAGELPGTPDTVAGERVNALPPVPVVDGALALDVVYPVEGQTVATDSTFVFGSTGSGRTRLTINGTAVDVAPNGAFLAFLPVPREGVYRLEALKDGATASLQLSVQVPQPDVRTGGAAIVAGSTYPGGAWAVQPDQAIEVGFRGTRGGHAWLVLPGGARVALHEVTGTRDSGDRNFVADPAAGTLQAAPWSRYEGVLVPRPLASGDTSIAQPLIGGVGARAGQGVVEPDAGQAPDVARAAVLGEPVAGAPAVAAAPAANDVAGDAYFELIVGADTVRSPLRLNLRVLDPVMPRVAVASGPLEAGPDWEVRGRPHTSGPFHWFWPHGTRLQIVEQRGDMLRARLTETLSAWVPAADVRLLPAGTPAPFATIGGVRMVHRHDAIDVHVPMAEALPFRVDESDHTLTIDVYGATSTSNFFQYGQLDPLIRRAEWSQPDDDIYRITLHLAQPVWGYESYRASNGDLVVRVRRPPPIDPDRPLRGLRIAVDAGHPPAGATGPTRLKEADANLWIAQALRPMLEQAGAHVIMIRPDTAAVALGARPQMAADSNAHVLVSIHNNAFPDGVNPFENNGTSVYYFHPRSAQLAQHVQRELLDELRLRDIGIGRADLALVRPTWMPAVLSETMFLMIPQQEAALRNPDVHRRIAEAHLRALESFLRERAVAQ from the coding sequence GTGGTGAATTCTGTACTCGCATGCGTGCTGGTCGCTGCGCTGGCCGCATGCGCATCAGCCCCAACCACGCGTCCCGGTGCCGGCGAGCTACCTGGAACGCCTGACACGGTCGCGGGCGAACGCGTCAATGCGCTGCCCCCGGTCCCTGTCGTCGACGGCGCGCTCGCGCTCGACGTCGTCTATCCCGTCGAAGGCCAGACTGTCGCAACCGACTCCACCTTCGTCTTCGGCAGCACCGGCAGCGGCCGGACACGCCTCACGATCAACGGTACCGCCGTCGATGTCGCACCGAACGGCGCTTTTCTCGCGTTTCTCCCGGTCCCGCGCGAGGGGGTCTACCGCCTTGAGGCGCTGAAGGACGGGGCGACCGCGAGCCTGCAGCTCAGCGTGCAGGTGCCGCAGCCGGACGTGCGCACCGGCGGTGCAGCGATCGTTGCGGGGAGCACGTATCCGGGCGGCGCCTGGGCAGTACAGCCGGACCAGGCGATCGAGGTCGGGTTCCGGGGGACACGCGGCGGGCATGCGTGGCTGGTGCTTCCGGGCGGGGCGCGCGTGGCGCTGCACGAGGTGACCGGAACGCGCGACAGCGGCGATCGCAACTTTGTCGCCGATCCTGCCGCGGGCACGCTGCAGGCCGCGCCGTGGTCGCGCTACGAGGGCGTGCTCGTGCCGCGACCTCTGGCGAGCGGCGACACCAGCATCGCACAGCCGCTCATCGGCGGCGTGGGCGCGCGTGCGGGGCAGGGTGTCGTGGAGCCTGATGCCGGGCAGGCGCCGGACGTGGCGCGTGCTGCGGTGCTCGGCGAGCCCGTCGCGGGCGCACCGGCGGTCGCGGCTGCGCCGGCAGCCAACGACGTCGCAGGTGATGCGTACTTCGAGCTGATCGTTGGCGCCGACACGGTGCGCTCACCGCTTCGGCTGAACCTGCGAGTGCTGGATCCCGTGATGCCGCGCGTCGCGGTGGCGAGCGGCCCGCTCGAGGCGGGCCCGGACTGGGAGGTCCGCGGGCGGCCGCACACGTCGGGGCCGTTCCACTGGTTCTGGCCGCACGGCACGCGCCTGCAGATCGTCGAGCAGCGCGGTGACATGCTGCGCGCGCGGCTGACGGAGACGCTTTCCGCATGGGTGCCGGCAGCTGACGTGCGGCTGCTGCCTGCGGGCACGCCAGCGCCGTTCGCGACGATCGGTGGCGTGCGGATGGTGCACCGCCACGACGCGATCGACGTGCACGTCCCGATGGCGGAGGCCCTGCCGTTCCGGGTGGACGAGTCCGACCACACGCTCACGATCGACGTGTACGGCGCGACCAGCACGTCGAACTTCTTCCAGTACGGACAGCTAGATCCGCTGATCCGGCGTGCCGAGTGGAGCCAGCCGGACGACGACATCTACCGCATCACGCTGCACCTGGCGCAGCCTGTGTGGGGGTACGAGTCGTACCGCGCGTCCAATGGCGACCTGGTCGTGCGCGTGCGACGTCCGCCGCCGATCGATCCGGACCGGCCGCTGCGCGGCCTGCGCATCGCGGTGGACGCCGGTCATCCGCCGGCGGGCGCGACCGGCCCGACGCGGCTGAAGGAGGCGGACGCGAACCTGTGGATCGCGCAGGCACTGCGGCCGATGCTCGAGCAGGCGGGCGCGCACGTCATCATGATCCGCCCGGACACGGCGGCCGTGGCTCTGGGCGCCCGTCCGCAGATGGCCGCCGACTCCAACGCGCACGTGCTCGTGTCGATTCACAACAATGCGTTCCCGGACGGCGTCAACCCCTTCGAGAACAACGGCACCAGCGTCTACTACTTCCATCCACGCTCTGCACAGCTCGCACAGCACGTGCAGCGCGAATTGCTGGATGAGCTGCGGCTGCGCGACATCGGGATCGGCCGCGCCGACCTCGCCCTTGTCCGGCCGACATGGATGCCTGCGGTGCTCAGCGAGACGATGTTTCTGATGATCCCGCAACAGGAGGCTGCATTGCGGAACCCGGACGTGCATCGTCGCATTGCCGAAGCGCACCTGCGCGCGCTCGAGTCGTTCCTGCGCGAACGGGCCGTCGCGCAGTAG